The Nicotiana tabacum cultivar K326 chromosome 14, ASM71507v2, whole genome shotgun sequence genome contains a region encoding:
- the LOC107802293 gene encoding putative aspartic proteinase GIP2, which produces MVSTINALSLFLSLLLLFSLSTAKTPPRPRAFFLPVTKDAATKQYVTVIRQRTPLVPIKLTVDLGQRFMWVDCENGYVSSTYEPVPCGSIPCKRSLSGACVESCLDPPSPGCNNNTCSHIPYNPFIRTSTGGELAEDIVSLQSTDGSNPGNFISKPGVVFDCAPKSLLEGLAKGVKGIIGLGNGFVGFPTQMSNAFRVPRKFAVCLSSSTTSRGVIFFGDSPYVFLPGMDVSKRLVYTPLLKNPISTSGAYFDGEPSTDYFIGVTSIKINGNVVPINTTLLTITKDGKGGTKISTVEPYMKLESSIYNALTKAFVKSLAKVPRVKPVAPFKVCYNRASLGSTRVGPGVPPIELVLGSNKDAKSWTIWGVNSMVAVNNEVLCLGFVDGGIEFEPTTSIVIGAHQIEDNLLQFDIANKKLGFTSSLLFGQTTCANFNFTSKA; this is translated from the coding sequence ATGGTTTCCACAATTAATGCTTtatctttgtttctttctttgCTCCTCTTATTCTCCCTCTCCACAGCCAAAACTCCTCCACGACCTCGAGCTTTTTTTCTTCCAGTAACCAAAGATGCAGCCACTAAACAATACGTCACAGTCATCCGCCAAAGAACACCTCTTGTCCCTATCAAATTAACTGTAGATCTTGGTCAACGATTCATGTGGGTTGACTGTGAAAATGGCTACGTTAGCTCAACTTACGAACCTGTCCCTTGTGGTTCTATCCCTTGTAAACGTTCATTATCCGGTGCTTGTGTTGAATCATGTTTAGATCCTCCTTCACCAGGGTGCAACAATAATACTTGTTCACATATTCCTTATAACCCTTTTATTCGCACTAGCACTGGTGGTGAACTTGCTGAAGATATTGTTTCACTTCAATCAACTGATGGTTCAAATCCTGGTAACTTTATATCAAAGCCTGGAGTAGTTTTTGATTGTGCTCCTAAGTCTCTTCTTGAGGGATTAGCAAAGGGTGTTAAAGGAATTATTGGACTTGGCAATGGTTTCGTTGGATTTCCTACTCAAATGTCTAATGCTTTTCGTGTACCTCGAAAATTCGCCgtttgtttgagttcttccacAACTTCTCGTGGAGTTATCTTCTTTGGTGATAGTCCTTATGTTTTTCTTCCTGGAATGGATGTTTCCAAAAGACTTGTTTACACCCCACTTCTAAAAAACCCTATTAGTACATCAGGTGCGTATTTCGACGGGGAGCCTTCTACCGACTATTTTATTGGAGTGacatcaattaaaataaatggtAATGTTGTGCCAATAAACACTACATTGTTGACCATAACCAAAGATGGCAAAGGCGGAACCAAAATTAGTACGGTTGAGCCTTACATGAAATTAGAGTCTTCGATTTACAATGCTTTGACAAAAGCATTTGTAAAATCGCTTGCTAAGGTTCCAAGGGTAAAACCTGTGGCTCCTTTTAAGGTGTGTTATAATAGAGCGAGTTTGGGAAGTACTCGTGTTGGTCCTGGTGTTCCACCCATTGAACTGGTTTTGGGAAGCAATAAAGATGCTAAATCTTGGACTATTTGGGGTGTGAATTCAATGGTGGCTGTGAATAATGAGGTGCTCTGTCTTGGATTTGTGGATGGAGGAATTGAATTCGAACCCACGACTTCTATAGTCATTGGAGCTCATCAAATTGAAGACAATCTTTTGCAATTTGATATTGCTAACAAAAAGTTGGGCTTTACTTCTTCGCTCTTGTTTGGTCAAACTACATGTGCCAACTTCAACTTTACATCCAAAGCTTGA
- the LOC107802296 gene encoding uncharacterized protein LOC107802296: MENGERQSSQTKLEYKIRLKASIEVMRLLLNQGLAFRGHREDELSLNKGNFLEILSWYAERCDKIRDLMLKKAPKNDQLTSHKIQQDIIIACKIETVKAIMDDLNGDFFALLVDESCDVSRKEQVAIVLRYVNICGSVVEHFIGIAHVRNTSALCLKKAIVDYLAQHSLSLSYVRGQCYDGASNIQGNLRGLKTLIQQESKSAYSIHCFAHQLQLTLVAVSKKCLEVGELVLLVSNILNIVGGSFKRMDDLRESQAEKVQEALDMGELETGRGLNQEFGLARAADNRWGSHYKSFKNFIFMFGSIIDVLDTIVVDARTLEESAKAKGYLSTCQTFEEQDIVNAILLVEVAKKRLQKLREEECDSLIDKVSAFCVKYNILIPNFDDFYVNAGRSRRKVTDYTILHHYRVDIFFKIIDWQVQELNARFNEVTTNLLVGVACLNPVDSFSSFDINKILMMAELYPDDFDENIMVTLKNQLETYIVDIRNVDERFSNLQGLVDLSETLVKTKKHLNYPFVFRLVKFALLLPVATATVERTFSAMKLIKSELRNRMNDEFMSGCLVPYVERKIFNTIYDETIMNTF; this comes from the exons ATGGAAAATGGGGAAAG GCAATCCAGTCAAACCAAGCTCGAATACAAAATTCGCTTGAAGGCTTCAATTGAGGTTATGAGACTCCTATTGAATCAAGGATTGGCATTCCGTGGACATCGTGAAGATGAATTATCATTAAACAAGGGTAACTTTCTTGAGATTCTTTCATGGTATGCAGAGAGGTGCGATAAAATCCGTGATCTTATGTTGAAAAAGGCTCCAAAGAATGATCAATTGACCTCTCATAAAATTCAACAAGACATTATCATTGCATGTAAAATTGAAACAGTTAAAGCAATTATGGACGATCTAAATGGAGACTTTTTTGCATTGCTAGTTGATGAATCATGTGATGTATCACGCAAAGAGCAAGTAGCTATTGTCTTGCGATATGTTAATATATGTGGATCTGTGGTGGAGCATTTTATTGGGATCGCTCATGTTCGTAATACTAGTGCTTTATGTTTAAAGAAAGCAATTGTTGATTACCTTGCTCAACATTCTTTGAGTTTATCTTACGTGCGTGGACAATGCTATGATGGAGCAAGCAACATACAAGGGAATTTACGTGGCCTCAAAACTTTGATTCAACAAGAAAGTAAATCTGCTTATTCCATTCATTGTTTTGCACACCAACTTCAATTGACTCTTGTTGCGGTATCCAAAAAATGTCTTGAAGTGGGAGAACTTGTATTGTTGGTTTCTAATATATTGAATATAGTGGGAGGTTCTTTTAAACGTATGGATGATCTTCGAGAATCTCAAGCAGAAAAAGTTCAAGAGGCATTAGACATGGGTGAACTTGAAACTGGTAGGGGTTTGAATCAAGAATTTGGTCTTGCAAGAGCTGCCGATAATCGTTGGGGTTCGCACTACAAATCTTTTAAgaactttatttttatgtttggcTCAATTATTGATGTTCTTGATACTATCGTTGTTGATGCCCGAACTTTAGAAGAAAGTGCTAAGGCAAAGGGATATCTTAGCACTTGTCAAACATTTGAG GAGCAAGATATTGTAAATGCTATTCTACTTGTTGAAGTGGCAAAGAAACGATTGCAAAAGCTAAGAGAAGAAGAATGTGATTCACTTATTGATAAGGTGTCTGCATTTTGTGTTAAGTATAATATTTTGATACCAAACTTTGATGACTTCTATGTTAACGCCGGAAGATCTCGACGTAAAGTTACTGATTATACTATTTTACATCACTATCGTGTTGATATATTTTTTAAGATTATTGATTGGCAAGTTCAAGAACTCAATGCTCGTTTTAATGAGGTGACAACGAACTTGCTAGTTGGAGTAGCTTGCTTAAATCCAGTTGATTCATTTTCCAGTTTTGACATAAACAAGATATTGATGATGGCTGAATTGTATCCTGACGATTTTGATGAGAATATAATGGTTACGCTCAAGAATCAACTTGAAACTTATATTGTTGATATTCGTAATGTTGATGAAAGGTTCTCAAATCTACAAGGACTTGTTGATCTTTCTGAAACACTAGTTAAGACAAAGAAGCATTTGAATTATCCATTTGTGTTTCGCCTTGTGAAATTTGCTTTGCTTCTACCTGTTGCCACTGCTACCGTTGAAAGAACTTTTTCGGCGATGAAGTTGATCAAGAGTGAATTGCGAAACCGAATGAATGACGAATTCATGAGCGGTTGTTTGGTACCTTatgtagaaagaaaaatatttaacaccattTATGATGAGACTATTATGAATACATTTTAG